CTCGCCGCGCTGACGGAACCCATAGACGAACTCGACGGTCTGTTCCTCGAATCGAAGCCGGACTTCGACTGGCACAGCGGAATGTTCCTGGAGGGCTCCACGCTCCAGACCCCGTTCATGTCGGACCTGGTCACTCTCGCCGACCCGACGTCGCCCTTCTCCTTCCTCAACTACCTGAAGGAATCGGGGCGGTTGTACTCCTTCTACATCCGCGAGAGCTTCTATCCGCTCCGCGAGGAGTTCAACGACTACTGCCGCTGGGCGGCCGCGAAGATCCCCGCGATCCGCTTCAACGAGACGGTGACGGAGGTCAGTTACGACGAGGGAGCCGCGCTCTACTCCGTGACGACTGCGAGCGGCGCCACGCACCAGGCCCGCAAACTGGTCCTCGGCACCGGCACCCCGGCGTACGTCCCCGACTCCTGCCGCGACCTCGGCGGCGACCTGATCCACAACTCCCGTTACCTGGACGGAAAAGCAGCCCTCCAGCAGAAGGAGTCGATCACGATCGTCGGCAGCGGCCAGAGCGCGGCCGAGATCTACTACGACCTCCTCCAGGACATCGACGCCCACGGCTACGCCCTGAACTGGGTCACCCGATCGCCGCGCTTCTTCCCGCTCGAATACACCAAGCTCACGCTCGAGATGACGTCGCCGGAGTACGTCGACTACTTCCACGCCCTCCCCCCGGCGACCCGCGACCGTCTCAACACCGCCCAGAAGAACCTCTACAAGGGCATCAACAGCGAGCTGATCGACGCGATCTTCGACCTGCTGTACGCGAAGAACCGCAGGGGCCCGGTCCCGACCCGCCTGATGACCAACACAGCACTTCAGAGCGCCAGTTACGACCACGGCACGTACACCCTCGGCCTCCGCCAGGAGGAGCAGGGCAAGGACCTCACCCTCGCCACCCAGGGCCTGATCCTGGCCACCGGCTACAAGTACGAGGTCCCCGCCTTCCTCGCCCCCGTACGCGACCGCATCAACTGGGACGACCAGGGCCGCTTCGACGTCCACCGCAACTACAGCATCACCCCGGACGCCTCGATCTACGTCCAGAACGCCGAGCTGCACACCCACGGTTTCGTCGCCCCCGACCTCGGCATGGCGGCGTACCGCAACTCGACGATCATCCGCGAGCTGCTCGGCGGCCGCGAGTACTACCCGGTCGAAAAGGCCATCGCTTTCCAGGAGTTCGCCGCATGATCCCGATCACGTTCCGCCCCCTCGATCCCCTCACCGACTCCGAGCTCGTCCACAGCTGGGTCACGCACCCCAAGGCCGCGTTCTGGCTGATGCAGGACGCATCGCTCCCCGACATCGAGC
The sequence above is drawn from the Streptomyces sp. NBC_01465 genome and encodes:
- a CDS encoding lysine N(6)-hydroxylase/L-ornithine N(5)-oxygenase family protein, which produces MSTPHDFIAIGLGPFNLGLAALTEPIDELDGLFLESKPDFDWHSGMFLEGSTLQTPFMSDLVTLADPTSPFSFLNYLKESGRLYSFYIRESFYPLREEFNDYCRWAAAKIPAIRFNETVTEVSYDEGAALYSVTTASGATHQARKLVLGTGTPAYVPDSCRDLGGDLIHNSRYLDGKAALQQKESITIVGSGQSAAEIYYDLLQDIDAHGYALNWVTRSPRFFPLEYTKLTLEMTSPEYVDYFHALPPATRDRLNTAQKNLYKGINSELIDAIFDLLYAKNRRGPVPTRLMTNTALQSASYDHGTYTLGLRQEEQGKDLTLATQGLILATGYKYEVPAFLAPVRDRINWDDQGRFDVHRNYSITPDASIYVQNAELHTHGFVAPDLGMAAYRNSTIIRELLGGREYYPVEKAIAFQEFAA